The sequence below is a genomic window from Novosphingobium sp. KACC 22771.
GTGGCGCAGGCGCAGGCGGTCTGGCGCGAGCGCAATGCCGAACTGGGCACATCGCCCCAGGCGCGCCCGGTGTTTGTTCAGGCCGGGCAATCGGCCGACGGGCGCGATTTCGCCGCCAGCATTGCCGAGGCCATTTTCTGTTCGGCCCCCACGATGGAGGACGGCATCGCCTTTCGCAACGACATGCGCGCGCGCGTTGCTGCCGCCGGGCGCGATCCCGACGCGGTCAAGATCATGCCGGGCCTTTCCTTCATCCTTGCCGACACCGAGGCCGCCGCGATTGCCAAGGATCAGGCGATCCTCGATCTGGCCGATGAGAAGCTTTGCATCGAATATCTCTCTGAATCGCTGGTTTGCGATTTGACGCAGTTTGATGTGAACGGTCCGATCCCGGTCGAGGCCATTCTGGCCCAAACCATCCTGCCCAAGGCCGATATTGCCCGCGTGCTGGAAAAGCCGGCGGCGATCGGGCTCTCGCTGGGCAAATTTGCGGCCGGCTATGTGCGCACGCCGCGCGGGCATAATGTGTTTCGCGGCACGGCCTCGCAACTGGCCAACATGATGATCCAATGGATTGAGGCCGGGGCCTGCGACGGCTTCACGCTGCAACCGGCCTATATGCCGGGCGAACTGGAGATTTTTGTCGAGGAAGTGGTGCCGATCCTCCAGGCCGCGGGCGCGCTGCGCACCGAATATCCGGGCAGCACGCTGCGCGAAACCATGGGCCTGCCGCGCTGGCCTGCGGATATGGCGGCGTGATCGGCGCGCTGGCGGGGTTGGTTCTGGCGGGGGCGCTGGCGGCCCCGTCGGCGGCGGAAACACCCAATGTCCACACCGACCGCGCCGCCGTGGTGGCGCGCTGGGCGGCGGCGCCCTCGCGCTTTGTCACCGTGGATGGCGTGCCCATCCATGTGCGCGAGGAAGGGCGTAAAGGTGCCCCGGTCGTCGTTCTGCTGCATGGTTCGATCGTGAACCTGCATGAATGGGATCTGGTCGTGCCCTTGCTGACGCGCGACTATCGCGTGGTGCGGTTTGACTGGTCGCCCTATGGTCTGTCGGGGCCGGACCCCAAGGGCGTTTACACCACGCCCCGCGCCGCAGAGCTGATGGATGGTCTGATGCGCAAATTGGGCCATGACCGTTTCGCGCTGGTTTCCACCAGCAACGGGGCCAATGTCGCGCTGGAATATAACCGGGCCTATCCGGGACACGTAACGGCCATGGCCTTTTCCATCCTGCCGCTCGAACGGCCCAGCCAGACCCGCAAGATCGGCACGCGGATGATGGAACTGGTCGCCGAGCAGAAGGCCAAGACCCCGCAATGGCGCAGCCATGCCTATTTCCGCGAGGTTTTGAAGGATACGACTCCGCCCGGTTTCGAGCCGCAGGACTGGATGGTGGATAGCATCTTTGATGCCGACAATCTGCCCGGCGCCTATGTCAATCAGGCCGCGCTCTTGGCCGCCAATGTCGAACTGTTCAAAACCGACATCGTCAAGCGCGAGACCGAGGCCGTCACCGTGCCGGTGCTGCTGCAATGGTGCACCTATGACACGGTGATCAGCCAGAGCGCGGCGGAGTCGCGGGCACGCTTTCCCAATGCGCAGGTGGACTATATCGAATATCCCACGCTGGGGCATTTCCCCATGTGGGAGAACCCCAAGCTGTTCACCCGCGACCTGAAAGCCTTTCTGGACCGCCAGCGCAAACCGGCGGCCCGGCGCAAGGGTTAAGGTTTGATCGCCCGGATCAACAGATTGGGCAGATAGGCGTTGTCCCATTCCGCCTGCCCACCCGAGGCATTTTGTGCCGAAGGCGGGGGCGGGGTGGCGCCGATGCGCAGCACGATCAGGTCATATTTGGGCGCGATATAGACCACCTGATTGGAATTGCCGTCGAACAAGTAAAGATCGGGGTCGATATAGGGCTCGCTGTGCAGCACTTGCGGGCCCAGCGTGCCGGGGGCGCCAAAGCCGCGCCTTTGATGATAGGGCTGGCCGATCCAGATCCCCAAACCGAAATTGGGATTCTGCGGCGTGCCCTTGCGCATTTCTGCGGTATAGCCCTTGGGCAAAAGGCGTTTGCCACCCCATACGCCATCGGCATGAAGCAGCATGGCCATGCGCAGATAAGTTTCGGCGGGCAGATAGGTGCAGCAGCCCGAATGGGCGAGCCCCCCTTCGCGGTCGACCCAGATCGTGCCGCCCGGCGCGCCGATTTTGGCCAGCACCTCGCTCCCCACAAACTCGCCATAGCGCCGCCCGGTGGCCCGTTCGATCACCATGGCAACCATGTCCGAGGGCGCATTGGCATAGGCATAACGCGTGCCCGGTTCGGCGATCATCGGGTAATGGTCGACGATCTCGCGCCCGTGCTCGGTGGAAAGATAGGCGGTGTTGAGCGGATGGGCCGGGTCGGGGCTGAACCCCTGATCCAGCATGCCCGAACGCATGTCGAGCAGATGGCGCACGAGAATGCGGCCCTTTTGCGTGCCCTTCAATTCGGGCATGATCTCGCTCAACGGCTGATCAAGCCCCTTGATCCGCCCCATGGCAATAGCGCGGCCCACCGCCAGCGCGGTGATCGGCTTGGACAAGGATTTGGAAAGCATGGGCGTCTGTGCGTTCATGCCCGGCGCATACCAACTGTGGATCAGCGCGCCCTTGTGCCATACCAGAAACGCGCTTGACCGCATCGCGGCGGCATAGGCATCGCCTTTGGCCAGAGCGGCGGGGTCCAGCGCGGCATCTCGGCGCAGGACCATCGGCTGCCAAAGCGCGGCACCGGGCAGCTTTTCCATGGGCGCATAGGGGAAATTGCCCGGATCTTTCAGGAATTGCGCGAATCGCTGCTGATAAACCGCGCCATCCCCGGCAACCGCGCCGCCTGCTTCGTCCTCAACCGTTCCGGCAACCGCGCCAGTGGCCACACATGCGACCATCGCGGCCATCATGATCGTCTTTGCACTTCGCATATCCACAATTCCCCGCATTCCTGATGCTCCCCAAGTCGTTGCAATCTGCCTCTTGAGGGTGGGCATGCCTGTTCAAGGCGCGCCAATCCCCACTGTGCGGATAATTCCACCACATGCCGCATCACCGGGGGGCCAAGCGTCCATATCGCATGCAAGTCCGAGGTTTGGAGTGCATGAGCTATGACAGGGGTAGAACGGTGCCAGGTGGGGATTGTGGGTGCAGGCCCCGTTGGCACAGTAATGGCCACCCTGCTGGCCAAGGCCGGCTATGACGTGGTGGTTTTCGAGGCGGGGCTCGATTGTGCGCAGGATCTGCGCGCGTCCACGTTCCACCCCTCGACGCTGGAAATGCTGGATGATATCGGCATCACGCAATTGCTGCTCGATCGCGGGCTCAAGGCGCCGATTTATCATTGGCGCGACCGGGCATCGGGCGAAGTGGTCGATTTCGACCTCTCCGAGATTTCCGATGTCACGCGCTATCCCTTCCGCATCCAATGCGAACAGTATCATCTCTCGCGCGGGCTGGCCGAAGGGCTGGAGCAATATTCCAACGCCAAGGTGCTGTTCGGCCACCGTCTGCTGACGCTGGATCAGGATGATACCGGCGTCAACCTGTGCGTCGAAACGATGACCGATATCGTGCGCTACCGCTGCGACTATCTGATCGGGGCCGATGGCGCCAATTCGGTGGTGCGCAAGTGGCTGGGCATCGAATTTGACGGCTTCACTTATCCCGAGCGTTTCCTCACGCTGTCCACCAAGCTGGAACTGGCCGATTATCTGCCCAATCTGGCTTATGTGAACTATGTGTCGGACCCCTCGGAATGGCTGGTGCTGCTGCGCGTGCCTTCGGTGTGGCGCGTGCTGGTGCCTACCGACGCTTCGCTGGGCGACGATTATCTGAAATCCGACGAGATCAAGGATGGCATCTTCCAGCGTCTGCTGGGCACGGATCTGCATGTCGAGACCGG
It includes:
- a CDS encoding alpha/beta fold hydrolase; its protein translation is MIGALAGLVLAGALAAPSAAETPNVHTDRAAVVARWAAAPSRFVTVDGVPIHVREEGRKGAPVVVLLHGSIVNLHEWDLVVPLLTRDYRVVRFDWSPYGLSGPDPKGVYTTPRAAELMDGLMRKLGHDRFALVSTSNGANVALEYNRAYPGHVTAMAFSILPLERPSQTRKIGTRMMELVAEQKAKTPQWRSHAYFREVLKDTTPPGFEPQDWMVDSIFDADNLPGAYVNQAALLAANVELFKTDIVKRETEAVTVPVLLQWCTYDTVISQSAAESRARFPNAQVDYIEYPTLGHFPMWENPKLFTRDLKAFLDRQRKPAARRKG
- a CDS encoding FAD-dependent oxidoreductase, whose translation is MATLLAKAGYDVVVFEAGLDCAQDLRASTFHPSTLEMLDDIGITQLLLDRGLKAPIYHWRDRASGEVVDFDLSEISDVTRYPFRIQCEQYHLSRGLAEGLEQYSNAKVLFGHRLLTLDQDDTGVNLCVETMTDIVRYRCDYLIGADGANSVVRKWLGIEFDGFTYPERFLTLSTKLELADYLPNLAYVNYVSDPSEWLVLLRVPSVWRVLVPTDASLGDDYLKSDEIKDGIFQRLLGTDLHVETGHRTLYRVHQRVAKSFGSGRVYLAGDAAHLNNPLGGFGMNSGVHDAFNLFEKLDPVLKGTKTNQSLELYDRQRRTVTHSFTQQQTIENMAFIKGGADEAHKRRRQAMLDLKADDDKRRAYLMRQAMYESLAQAAAVE
- a CDS encoding serine hydrolase domain-containing protein; the protein is MRSAKTIMMAAMVACVATGAVAGTVEDEAGGAVAGDGAVYQQRFAQFLKDPGNFPYAPMEKLPGAALWQPMVLRRDAALDPAALAKGDAYAAAMRSSAFLVWHKGALIHSWYAPGMNAQTPMLSKSLSKPITALAVGRAIAMGRIKGLDQPLSEIMPELKGTQKGRILVRHLLDMRSGMLDQGFSPDPAHPLNTAYLSTEHGREIVDHYPMIAEPGTRYAYANAPSDMVAMVIERATGRRYGEFVGSEVLAKIGAPGGTIWVDREGGLAHSGCCTYLPAETYLRMAMLLHADGVWGGKRLLPKGYTAEMRKGTPQNPNFGLGIWIGQPYHQRRGFGAPGTLGPQVLHSEPYIDPDLYLFDGNSNQVVYIAPKYDLIVLRIGATPPPPSAQNASGGQAEWDNAYLPNLLIRAIKP
- a CDS encoding LLM class flavin-dependent oxidoreductase, producing MPRPIHLWAFLQGIGHYPSGWRHPGADPAGVFTMDYYARVGRLVEKGRFDAIVFGDQLQSRGVHGRAPEHLAMPTLDPMALLSAIASVTQHVGLVNTLSTTYWSPEGLAERFATMDRISGGRAGWNIVTTAHPDTAPNFGDDELPEKSLRYKMAAQTVAQAQAVWRERNAELGTSPQARPVFVQAGQSADGRDFAASIAEAIFCSAPTMEDGIAFRNDMRARVAAAGRDPDAVKIMPGLSFILADTEAAAIAKDQAILDLADEKLCIEYLSESLVCDLTQFDVNGPIPVEAILAQTILPKADIARVLEKPAAIGLSLGKFAAGYVRTPRGHNVFRGTASQLANMMIQWIEAGACDGFTLQPAYMPGELEIFVEEVVPILQAAGALRTEYPGSTLRETMGLPRWPADMAA